The Acidobacteriota bacterium genome contains the following window.
GGATGAAGGTGCACCAGATTCCCGAGCTCAATCCCGCTTCGAAGGGCAAGGCGATCGTCAACTTGCTCGACCTCGACAAGGAAGAGAAGGTCGCCACCACCGTCTCTGTGCGCGAGTTTCCGGAGGACCACTTCCTGTTCTTCGCCACCGAGCGCGGCACCGTCAAGAAGACCCAACTCTCCGCCTTTTCGCGACCGCTGGCGCGGGGCATCATCGCGATCAACATCGACGAGGGCGACCGTCTGCTGGGAGTCCGGGTCACCGATCCCGACCAGCACATCTTCCTGGCCACCGCCCAGGGTCAGTCGATCCGCTTCCACCAGAGCGATGTGCGGCCGATGGGCCGGGCCACCCGCGGCGTGCGCGGCATCGCCCTCGCCGAGGGCGACAAGGTGGTGGCGGTCGATTCCCTGCAGCAGGAGGGCGACCTGCTCACCATCTCCGAGCTCGGCTACGGCAAGCGGACCGCCCTGGCCGACTACCGCTCCCAGGGCCGCGGCGGCAAAGGCATCATCAATCTCAAGGTGAGCGACAAGACCGGTCCGGTCATCGCCGTGCGCCAGGTGGTGCCGGACGACGGCGTCATCCTGATCACCCAGAACGGCAAGATCATGCGCACCGAGGTCGGCTCGGTGCGCGTCATCGGTCGCTCGACCCAAGGGGTCACGATCATGAATCTCGACGAGGAGGATCGGGTGGTGGCCGCCGCCAAGCTCGCCGCCTCCGACGACGAGATCGACGACGACGGGGCTGAGGATGGTGGCGAGGAAAGCGGCGATCTCGCGGCGCCGGCGGACCCCTCCGCTGACGAGCCGGTGAATTGATGGCCGGACCCCTCTCCGCCTCCTTCACGAAGAACCTTTGAGCCTTCCGGGCGAGGAGGTTCCTGCGCCGGAACCGGGTCGCCTCTACCGCCTCGCCTGGTGGTTCTATCTCGTCCTGGCCTTGGTCGCCCTGCTCTGGATCGGCCTGCGTGACGACACTATTTCGGTGGCCCTGTTCTGGAATGCCGAAAGTTGGTGGATCGACCTCCTGGTCGGAATCTCCGGCGGCGGCCTCCTCTTGGGCCTCTGGCATCTAGCGGCTCGCTTCTCCCGTCTGGCGCGCGACCTCGAGCTTCAGCTCGGTCGCCTTCTCGGTCGCCTCGAGGCCCCGGAGGCGGTCGCCCTGGCGGTGGTCTCGGGAATCGGCGAGGAGCTGTTCTTTCGCGGCGCTCTCCAGGGCTCTGTCGGCTGGTTCTGGGCCACCTTGGTCTTCGCCCTGGTTCACACCGGTCCGGGATCGGCGTTGCGTCTGTGGGGAATCTTCGCGGCTCTCGCCGGTGGCCTCTTCGGTGCTCTTTTGATCTGGCGTGGAAACCTTTTGGCCCCGGTGGTCGCCCATTTCCTCGTCAATGCGGTCAATTTGCTCCGAATCGCTCGCCGGAACCCTGCAGTCTGAGGCCGGAAGCTCTCTGCTAGACTCCCCGTCCCTTGTCTTGACCGTCCGAGGACCGACCGAGGAATCAGCCATGGCGACGCAATCGCAAGACGTACTCGACCGCGTCGAGAACAACCGCGAACAGTACCTGGAAGAGCTCAAGGACTACCTGCGCATTCCCTCCGTTTCGACCGATCCCGAGTTCAAACCGGAGGTCTTGCGCTGCGCCCGATTCCTGCTCGACAAGATGAAGTCTGCAGGCCTCGACGGCGAGCTCATCGAGACCGAGGGCAACCCCTTGGTCTACGCCGAGTGGAACGGCGCACCGGGTAAGCCGACGATTCTCTTCTACGGCCACTATGACGTTCAGCCCGTCGATCCGATCGAGGAGTGGCGCAACCCACCCTTCGAGCCGACCCTCGAGGGCGACAAGCTGGTGGCGCGCGGCGCCACCGACGACAAAGGCCAATCCTACTGTCATCTCAAGGCTGTCGAAGCGATGCTCTCGGAGCGCGGCGAGCTGCCGGTCAACGTCAAGTTCATCGTCGAAGGGGAGGAGGAGTCCGGCGGCGAGGCGATCGACGCCTACGTCAAGGCCGATGCCGGCCAGCGCCTGGCGGCGGACTGCGTGATCATCTCCGACAGCTCGATGTACTCTCCCGGCCAGCCGTCGATCATCTACGGCCTCAAAGGCCTGGCCTACATGGAGATCAAGGTCACGGGACCCAACCGTGAT
Protein-coding sequences here:
- a CDS encoding CPBP family intramembrane glutamic endopeptidase → MSLPGEEVPAPEPGRLYRLAWWFYLVLALVALLWIGLRDDTISVALFWNAESWWIDLLVGISGGGLLLGLWHLAARFSRLARDLELQLGRLLGRLEAPEAVALAVVSGIGEELFFRGALQGSVGWFWATLVFALVHTGPGSALRLWGIFAALAGGLFGALLIWRGNLLAPVVAHFLVNAVNLLRIARRNPAV